The genomic DNA TAGGTGGAGAAGTATCATTCATTGATAAAATCAAGCTAAATAAATTAATGATAAAATTTCTTCAGGTGGACACCGTTCCAGGTATTTTTCATTGGAGCATCGTCGAGTTAGGATAATCGATAGGTGTCCGGTGCAACGACCCCTGTTATCTGGTAGGGACCTTCCCACGGGGCTTTAAACTTTCCTTAAACTTTCCGGTGAGAGTGGGTTGTGAGGCTGCCGACTCTCGAAGCACTAAATCTCCGACTAGAAATTGTCTAATTTTCACCTTCTTATTGAAGTAAGCCGTTGTTTTCGTTTGTTGCAGAAGGACTTTAGCTGTTGTCTCGTCTCTAACCTCTTCCATGAGGATATTATGAAATGGAAGACTTTCTTGTGAAGTTGCGGGGTCAAATGCTCGACCCTTGGAGAGTTGAGGAAGACCTCGACGGGCGAAACGGCCTCTAGGCCGTAAGCCATTTTGAAAGGAGAAACTTATGTAGTTGACCTTGGTGTCGTTCTGTACGACTAAAGGACATTCGGAAGTTCATCGACCCATGGTCGAGGCAACTCATCGATTCTTTTCTTCAACATTGCAAAATTGTGTGGTTAGACACTTCGACTTGTCCATTAGCTTGAGGATAGGCTACTGAAGATTTGATGTGCTTAATCTTAAGTTGTGACAAGGTATGTGTAAATTTTTCGCCAATAAATTGGGTCCCAATGTCTGTCACTACAATCCTTGGTACACCGAAGCTGAACACAATGTGTTCCATTAGAAATTCAACCATTTCTTTCTCACGAATTTTTGCTAGAGGTCGAGCTTCGATCCACTTTGTCGCGTAGTACATCGCGACAACTATGTATTGTGCTTGATTTTTAGATTTCTGGAAGTGTCCTACAATGTCAATACCCCATTGATAAAAGGGGCATAAGTTGAGAACAAGAATCATCTCCACCAAAGGTCAGTGAGTTACTGTGCCATATACTTGACATAATTTGCGTTTTCGAACAATTTTCACAATCGCTTCGCATTGTTGGCCAAAATAGGCCCTGTCTCATTATTTTCAGTGCTAAGTTTTTGCCGCCTAAATGATCCCCAGAAATTCCTGTGTGAACCTCGACGATCGATGGATGAGCTTCCTCCGGTCCCAAGCATCGAAGGAGAGGATCCACAAGGTGTCGTCGATAGAGCTTGTTGTCCAGGACACAGTAGTTTCTTGTTTTGTATGTTAGAGGTCATGCCACGTTCTTCTCTTGTGGTAACTTATCTTGAAGAATATATCTAGAATCGGTTGTTGCCAGTCGACAGTCGCGGAGACTTCATTAACTTTTGCTACCTCGACAGACCGGGAATTTCGTTCTTCAACATAAATTGCTTCGGCTTTCGTGGTCACGGAAGATGCTAACTTTGATAAGGAGTCGGCCCACTGATTTTCTTCATGGTCGACGTTCTTGATTATCCATGAAGGAATCTTTTCTAGTAAAGAGGTGGAAAGGGCTAAATAAGCATCCATTCGCGCATCATGTGCTTTGAATTCACCTTGTAGCTGTTTGGTGACAAGTTGTGAGTCATCAAATATTTCTAGGATTTTTACCTCGAGTTCGATAGCTAGACAAATCCTTTCTAACAAGGCCTCATATTCAGCTACATTATTTGTCACGGGAAATGAGAATTTAAGGGCTTGTTGGATTTTAAATCCTTCTGGACTGATTAAAATTACGCCACCACCTCCTAAAGTTGTGGAAGATCCATCGACGAATAGTGTCCAAGCATTATGTGGAAAAGAATCTCCTTCCTCTTTCGACATGTCAAACTGACATTTCGCAACAAAATCTGGCAAGACTTGAGCTTTCATCGCACTCCGTGGAAGATATTCAATACGAAACTAACTAAGCTTAATTGTTCATGTAGCAAGTCGTCTCGTCATGTCGGACCTATGTAGGATTCGCTTCAATGGTTGGTTGGTTATGACCTTAATGGGACGCCCTTGAAAGTAATGGCGTAACTTCCTGCTCGCTATGACAAGAGCATATACTAGTTTCTCGACCTGGGGATAACGAGTTTCAACATGTTTCAAGGTAGGCTAACATAATATACTAGAGATTCACGTCCCTCGAGGTCTTTGACTAAGACGGCAACCACTAACCCCTCAGAAGCCGATATGTATAGTTTCAGGGCTTTGCGGGGTAACGCCCTGGTTAGGATATGAGTACTTGTCAGGAATGTCTTTAGAGCCTGAAAACTATCTTTGCACGTGTCGTCCCACACAACCTTCTTGTTTTTTGAAGCTTccttgatcgcttggaagaatGGACTACATTTTTTGGAGGCTTGAGGAATAAATCTGCGTAGTGTAGTGCCGCAGTGCAACCAGTCAATCGTTGAATATCTTTAACCGTAGAAGAATTTTTTTATCTCGGTTATAGCTTTAATATGACTGAGATCAGCCTCTATGCCGCAATTTCCCCGATGTGAGACCAAATGAACATTTTGTTGGGTTTAATCGCATGTTATGGCGTCCAACATTCTCAAATGTCTCTCGTAGGTCGGGGATGTGATTTGTAGAATCTGTGATTTTGTAATCATATCATCGACATATACCTCGATGTTTCGACTGATTTGATTCTGAAAGATAGTTACCATCATACGTTGAAATATCGCACCGGCATTGATGAGCCCAAAGGGCATATGTCGATAGGCAAAAACCCCTCGATGTGTGATGAATGCTGTTTCTTCTCAATCTTGATCTGGTTATATCCTGAAAATGCATTCATAAATGACAATAACTCGTGACATGATGTAGCGTCGATTAATTGATCTATGTTTGGTAGAGGATAATAATCTTTGGGACATGCCCGGTTAAGATCTTTCTGATATCTCTTCTGCATCTATTTCTGTTATTAAGTGCGCAAGTTAGTTTATACAGAGACCAAAATTATAAACAAAAATTTTCAGTTGGCCcgtttaattttattatataagATTATACACTTTTAGTTAATAACTAAAAAAAGAACTATTGCCAACTATGCTACTAACTTCCACATAATtatgtttttaaaattatatatatacttaaattCAAATACTCATCTACACTATactataatagccggaatagagataatttggttcaacggtttggttcaacgataattctctaattttgattattacaaaaatagataaatagtgttatatacctaataaactactaaattattaaactactactaaatataatatccttattctactaaactacgaatacaacttatcctattattaaaagatataaataatagtgttatatatctgctaaactactaaattgttaaactactagaaataatctatttattctactaaattacgaccacatgttattctattatttttattataaatttataatcattatatatttatataaatattttaaaaatataatataactggataaataaaaatttaaaatattaatgggaaccCGTATATCGCAAGGGATTTATGCTAGTATGTATAGTAACTTCAAATTTAAATTTTCGATAGAATAAATTGTATACAATGCGTCAATGGGCTCTGTTtgggattgctgttaaaaattgttgtgctgTTAAAAAAAGTGCTGCTGGAAAAAGtgctgttgtaaaaatcagatgactgtttggtaatttttttgatacgtatatgttttgatacaaaaaattaaaaataatgatgcttttgataaggtttgatggtgaaatcagcatctgcttcccgcaacagctgaaaagcagttttttctaaaagcatggggacttactttttc from Apium graveolens cultivar Ventura chromosome 5, ASM990537v1, whole genome shotgun sequence includes the following:
- the LOC141660858 gene encoding uncharacterized protein LOC141660858, translating into MYYATKWIEARPLAKIREKEMVEFLMEHIVFSFGVPRIVVTDIGTQFIGEKFTHTLSQLKIKHIKSSVAYPQANGQVENDTKVNYISFSFQNGLRPRGRFARRGLPQLSKGRAFDPATSQESLPFHNILMEEVRDETTAKVLLQQTKTTAYFNKKVKIRQFLVGDLVLRESAASQPTLTGKFKESLKPRGKVPTR